The genomic DNA TCCACGTACCAAATGGCTCCAATCCATTGTTTGTTGTCCCCACCAAAGCCTTCActattcttcttcatcgttcaatattatatatgtattctcTTCAAATAATTAAAGCATCACATATATAACTCATggtgctcttcttcttttctccttttttatgTAGTTTAATATCTCATGTTCCTTGTTACATGAAccataacaaaattaaaaggtcTAAACAACACAAAAGGTCGAAAATATGGgttagaatatattttatttttattttgctttttaagttatataatttcaaaagaaataatTGAACAGTACGTCTCCTCAACTACAACTCTAGAATCGTATACTTAATTATAAACCCACTTAATTGCTTTATCTAAGAATTAAAGAATTTCAGCTCAGCACCCATGCGTGTCTTCCTTTACTTAGAaggaaattaaattttaatatattctaAAAACCATTACAAAAAAAGGTCATGAGTCATGCTTGAAGACTTGAAGTCATGTTATTGTTAtgtaacatttaatttttaatagagatttGTGGATATGAGTATATATATGACCATGTAGCCTTTAGGTAGAAGATGGTGTAAGCACGACCGTGCTGGCTGACCATGTAACTAGATAGATGCCTAGCTAGACTGTGTAACTTGTAAGCACTCAGTCCAACATGTGATTACATGATCTTGATATTAAGTCAGTTCTGTGTTTTCTAATATGTTTGTAATTTGTATGTGTTATGACCTTAATATACAAGTTAAAATACGTGCATATGTGACTATGTGAGTATTTTCTTTAACCACGCAAAAAAGGGAAAGATAAAAATGGTGGACCAGCGATATGATTGCTTAAAGACATATAGAAACGGTGGAGGGTTTGTTTTGGGCCCCTGCACACCATTAAAGTCAGTAAGGGATTAAGTGTAtctacttttaattttaatcctaATTTATACTATACGGATTACTTATATTATCCTAATGGTTTCTGTATAATCTTATAATACAATAGCGTGGTCAATATTAAATGGCACTATGCTTGTATGATTGTGGGCAACAGGATCTCACTTATCTGTACGTGAGAGATTTGGTTCAGGTTACTAAATCATGGGTCGTCTACACCTATCAATGTAATTTAAGATTTCTTTtcttatcaaataaaaacaaattcggGTATAATTATTACTAGCAAGTGCCATTTTTCTGACAAGAAGAACATGTCTATTTCTTTTGAGGATCAATTTAGAATAAGTTTAGATAATTTTGACACCAactttttatatgataaataatCTACCATGCATTAGGTCACTGACTTAGCTTATACAGTAGTATGGCTGATACTGAATACACATCTACCTATtttgttcaaaacaaaaaatattatgaattggTAATATGTGAATAAACATCGAGTTGATGATCTCAATAGTAAATTATTCAGTACTCCTAATACTCACATCTTTACAAAATCCATCGTATTTTACTAAGTACAATAGCTATATTTTTTCCCTTTGGTAGACTTTTGGAGATCCATATGAAAATAGACCAACCAAAACGGGAAGACAGAACATATTGTGAAACCCAAAGAAGATGGAAATGGAGGGTGCAAAAAAGGCACTAAAAAAAGTGAAAGGACAAATGATTTGGGGGTTTGAACGGTCAAGCCATTGCAAACGAGTATTGAGGAATGAATGATTggatcttcctcttctttcacATTGGATACTTTCACCaccgtttctttctttcttaccgTGGACGGAACCAACAAAGCAACAAAGACAAAAGTGAGTCTattatataaattcaaacaTGCTTTGACCACAAATGGCTAGAAAAAACTCGTGCTTTGAATTCAAACGTTACATATGCTAGTTAGTTAGTcttcaaaatacaataatttgaACGATTATTACAACATGTAATCAAGTGTTTTAAATAGAGATATCGTTGTGTcacttgaaaaaaacaaaaaacaaaaacatttaaaccaaaaaaactgaaaaagaataaaattttacaaagctTATTGGATTTGGTAAACACTGTGGCATCACTACACCTACACTTTAAACGCACGCACGCACGCATCCGTGTTATTATGATCAAGGTCAGTTTCGTCATCTTCTCTCTTGATTATATAATCTTCTTCGTGTCGCTCACTTCTCTTCGCCATTACTGAGATCTCTTAaatacacataattttttttgagtaatGGGGTCGTCTTTTTTCTTCACATTGCCTTGCTTCATCCGCCaaattatttgagttttttCGTTTGCCTTATTTCCTGCTTTGTGCTTATTGGATACTCTGTTTTGGGAGACTAACGGAAGGAACCAGTTGGTGAGAAAGTAGTTATGGTTTGTCAATCAGCCGGACAGACAAGATTTCGGACACTCAAACACGAACACGGTATCGCAGGAAACATCGTAGTTAGAGTCATTGCATGCTTTCAACCTCTCCAAGATTGTCAGGTTCTTGTTTGAATCAGTTTCTTGTTCTAGTTAACTATTACAAACAggatacatttttttcttttttctttttattgattctttttttggctttgaTGTTGTCGCAGGCTGAATATTTTCGTCAGTTGTTGAAGCCCGTCACGTAGAGTAGCTCTCTCTATATCTGTCATTGTTATTCTAAGTCTTCTATTCGTGTTGTGTTCTCGAGGGAAGGGGAATTAAGCTTATTCGTTTTAATTGGTAAGTTGAAGACTTGGCACACATGATCtttaagtttctttcttttggcaTCCCATTCTTGATTAGATAGCTGATTGGTTTTGAGTTAatgtcctctgtttttttttttttttttggacagttgatttgtttagtgttgGATGGGACAAGAACGTGGTTTCTGGTTTCCTACTCAGCGTTTGAGTTCATTGTCTTCCATATCTTTGTCTCAACTTGGAAAGCAAGACTTGAACTTAACATCTAAAACCTGCGGCGACACCACCGACATGTTTTCTACTCGGGGGTCCTATTTTAACGAGTCTTATGGTTGGGTTAATGGGTCATCTCACCTGCAGCAGCAGTTCTTGCCTCCTCAAAATCAATGTATGGTGAAGCAGATGCCTCTTAAAGTAGATGGTGTTATACTACGTAAAGTTGAGGGCCAATGTAGTCAGAAGAGGTTCCTAGTGTTTGATCAGTCAGGAGATAAGACGACTCTGCTACTCACTTCCGATATCCGGAAATCTTTTGAGACCTTGAAACAACCTGCCTGTCCTGATATGAAGGAAGAACTCAAAAGAAGCAACaacgatttttttgtttatcaaggAATGCAAGGAAATAGCGAACCGGATTTGAAGGAGGACACGGAAGAACTAAATGCATTGCTTTACTCCGAAGACGAGAGTGACTATTGttctgaagaagatgaggttACAAGCCCAAGCACTGTAGTATCATCAGCCCATAGGGGCCAAGAAGAAACATTTAATGTTGAAAGCTATGGACAAACATTACAAgctaaaaagagaaagatgctCGAGAGCTCAGCGCCTGTTCTTGAAGCCTCGAATGAGAAAATGCTTGACGACCATGAATCGAGCTGCGGTAGTTGTGACAATACGGGGATTAGCTTTCTGAAACGTTCCAAGCCGTCTATCAACAAGAtaggagaagagaagatattTGAGACCGTAAGCCTTTTGCGCAGTATAGTCCCCGGGGAAGAATTGGTAGACCCCATCTTAGTGATCGATAGAGCTATTGATTACCTCAAGTCATTGAAGATGGAAGCCGAGAATCGAGGACATGAGACTCTTTATTTGCATGATATCTAAGAAAACAGCAAGAGGGAAGTAGACTTTGTTATCTAAACAAAGTAGTAGACATATTGAATAGGTGGTACTCTTGTCAAGATGCAAAGGGATCAGCTTGCTGCTCGTTGGAAGATAAACCAAAAATTGTAGTGGATCGGAGTTGCAAGAACGAAAATTGAATATTGTGTTGATGATTAAGTCGCAGCTTGGATTGTCGTGTAGCTGTTTGTTGTATCATGTAATATTAATTGCTTCTTCTGtttctataatattttgttgatatggATTTATTACTGTTAACTGTATGAGAGAGTGGTGATGAGTCTAGAAAGTTTATACTCTATCCGTTTTTAAATATAGTTGTCGTTCCAATTAATAAATAGAGAGGATGTTCAATAACCATTTTCattgtttacaaataaattacaaattaatcTGGTTTTCCACCTACCCAAACCAGACCAAACACCGGTTCAACGCGAATTCGGCGGCGATTCTTGGTCCGGAGCGGTCTTAACTAAAACTGGTGTGGAtcagtttaataaaaaaacatgggGGAATAAAGACAATTTAAAGTTAAGTTAATACAGTACTAATGTAATGACGACgtaattaaaaaagaattagaGAAAGGGAACAAAACCGTAATGTTCGTCTCGGGAGACACAACAATCATCCAGAAACACGAAACGCCTTTTGTTTGTCTGTGTGAGtctgtgagagaaagagagatagagagagagagaagagatcacACCACACACGCAAAACTACACATACTTTTGTTCTGCAAATTAGGTTTTGGTTCCCTCCAATTCTGAAATGAATCGGCGCAGCAGGATCCTCCAATTCGTGTAGCGAGGAGTCTCTTCTGATCCCGTTCGCTGATTCTAATGGCCAGACGGGTCTTCGAAGCCTGGAAGGGAAGCAATGTAAggaggttcttcttcttgattttactcttttttctttttcaagaaattctatttaagttttttcttaAAGGCCACATTTTTATGAGTTCACTAAGACATGTTAAGTTTTCTAATTAGATTACGTTAGAGAGCTTATGAGAGATCCTGGTGGCTTTAATGTTTTGATTGCCTTTtgttaatttcaaatattttttatcagcTTTTGGTAACATAATGTAACTCATTTGTTATCATTGCCTCTAGTGAGAGATTAAATGTCTTATTTCGTTAGATTCTCTTTGGTTTTATGGCTAATGTTATCCCACATTTTTACGACATTTGTTGATTCATGAGCTTTCTCTTCTCAATGATCATCTACATTCTCCATTTATTTCTCCTTTTGCAGAAGTTTTTATTTGGTGGGAGATTGATATTTGGGCCAGATGTTTGGTCTCTTCCTTTTACCATACTGCTCATTGTTACTCcagtttgtttcttctctgtatTTGTTGCAACACATCTTCGCCAAGAGCTCTTACCAAACAACGCTGGACATGCCTTCTTAGTGGCAGGAGTTCTCCTTACTGTCTttgtaagtcttcttcttccaaaccccatttgatatttgattacTTGGGCTGGTTCAGTGTTGTTCTTCTTTCATTAATGCTATAAATCATATAACTGGTTTTGATAGGTACTGATCCTTCTCTTCATCACTTCTGCGCGGGATCCTGGAATCGTTCCAAGAAATATGCATCCGCCAGAGGAAGAGATATGCTATGATACAACTATATCAAGTGATGGAAGACAAACACCCACTGTTCAAATTCCTAGGACCAAGGAAGTCATGGTTTATGGTGTTCCTGTTAGAGTTAAATATTGCGATACCTGCATGCTTTACCGGCCTCCTCGTTGCTCCCATTGTTCCATTTGCAACAACTGCGTTGAGCGTTTTGATCATCATTGCCCTTGGGTTGGCCAATGCATTGGAGTGGTAAGCttattcaaaacaatattaaactAGGAAGATATGTAGATACATATTGAcattgtttgtgtgtgtgtgttgtgggCAGAGAAACTATAGGTACTTCTTTATGTTTGTTTCCTCTGCAACTCTTCTCTGCATCTACCTATTTTCGATGTCTGCTTTATACGTCAAAGTTATGATGGATAACCATCAAGGCACTGTGTGGAGGGCAATGAGAGAATCACCCTGGGCGGTTTTGttgatgatatattgctttataTCTCTGTGGTTTGTTGGAGGGCTTACTGGTTTTCACTTGTACCTCATTACCACAAACCAGGTTAGTTTTAATCTGCTCTGAGTATTCATTCATTCAGTAATAATTTGTGTCCCATCTGATATACCCTCACATTACAATTTTTTACAGACGACGTATGAGAATTTCCGGTACAGATCAGACAATAGAATCAACGTTTATAACCGTGGCtgttcaaacaatttttttgagatattttgCTCAAAAGGTAAACCGTCGAGGAATGACTTCAGAGCGTTTGTCAAAGAAGAATCTCCTAGGAATATTAGGTTGGCTACTACATGGGAACGAGCAGAAGGAGAAAATAGGGAGGAACGGCGTCAGAAGGTGGAAGACGAGCTAGACATCGATGAAGATATTATGAACCTACAGCAACGTTCTAATGTAGAAGATGGAAGTGATTCAGGGCATCAAAAAATCGATATTGACATTATGAGAGTCGAGTCTAGTGAGAGAGCACCGACGATTCGATCAGAAGCTAGGCATGGTAACTGGGGAGCAAGAAGCAGCAACGCACAGGAAGATATAGTTGATGTGTCTTCTTCAGTCAGGGAAAGTAGAAGCTATGCAGCTGCAGAGGAGGGACGGTGAAGTATGGTAGTAAAAAGTAAACAGGGTAATTCTTTTGAAGCTTTCTTACTAAGTTTTatcgttttcaattttttttttgttcattattttattggtttggtttgatttgggAGTTGTGGACAACACACTATGGTGGGGGTATCTGTGAATAAGCTTAGTGTAAAAGTTTGGGTAGAGGCCAAAATTAAGTGCTTAATTTTACAACTTCTTTAAATGTTTTGAAGTGATAATTTCTTAGTCTTATCAAATAGACAGAACagaaccacattttttttttaaatggggcAAAACGTGACATTCTTCATTtcaaaaatctctctttctctctaataACAATACTCTTTTCGTACCAATTTGGTTTTTGGCATGTTTTATGAAAAGATTCTTGAAACgctaattacaaaattttgatcccTTTCTTGATCTCTGTTTTCGAATCATGAAAATAAGAGCTGGAGAGATGATCGTCGAGCAGAACAAAATTAGTGTTATTGATAACAAGACTTGTGCTTATGATTGTGGTCCAACCAAAACCCATCACTGGCATTGGCGTTGGCGGTTGTAAGGTTAGAAGACTCCATGAGCCCTAATTTTACTCCGATTTGGGGGAGATCGTCAGATCCGCCTAAGATTGAACATCTGGGTTTCATTAAACCGGAGTTAAACCCAAACTAAATTGATTTGGATTTAATCGGCTTTAAATCCAAattcaatcaaaccaaaccggtttTCTGATAACGATAACTAGAAAGCCGTTTGTTCGTTCGCTTCTTTATATTAATCTGTTTTTTCATGTTTTCCGCTTCTtgaccatttttttgtttgcaatctTGCTCTGCTCAATTGCAAAAGTTCTCTGCCTCTTTCACTTCTCAGTTGAGATTTATCTACAAGGTTTCGTTAACTGCTTTTGGAGAGgtcgaagaagagagaagaaagcagCCAACGTTGCTagaacattttttcttttgcagacACCCTTCCCAATCTGTGCTTATTCCTGTACTGCATATCATTGGCACTATTGTTAGTAAATATAATCACCAGATCCAAGTATGTAATTCATATTCCATTTATTTTGTCCAATCTTGTGGAGTTATCGTTTATCAAAGTGATAAAACTATCAAAAGCGTATTATTTTTGTTCGCTTTTTGGTTTCAGCCGCTtagctcttttgttttcttaaaactttCTAGATAAGATTCATTATACTccttacatcatatatatatgccaCACTTAGCATTTAACCTATAGTTTTGTAAACCACTAATATCCACTTAGCATTTTGGGCTTACTACAATATTAATGGCCCAAAGCCTTTTTACCACTACTTCTCCCTCATTCTCgtcgcttcttcttcctctatcttcttcttcgatcttctTCACCTTTTGTTCAATCTCTGATTATTCACTCAAGTTTAGGCATTAATCAAAGGTTTGATTCCAACACTCCCTCTCAAACCTTCTGATTTAATCTCTAAATTCCCAGGCTGAGATTTGATCTTTGTTTCCTCCATatctttgttgttgattttgattcCCATGTGAGACACACCCCTCACAACATCTGCGTAGCTCAACGGTGAGTCTCTTGTTCTTGTCATCACCTCGTCCCTTGAAGATTTCAACTTCTTTCCCGAGTTGGTGTCTTTTTCCAGAATCATCTCGATCCCATTCTTTTTCTGTTTATGCTGATTTTCCATAGAATGATTTTTCTTGGTGACATGCAACTCAGGTTCAGCCATAGTGGTTTGAGCATGATCTTTTTCGATGCTACATCGCTTGTTCGGTTTTGGTACCACTCCCAGTTTAGATCGGAGTTCTTCAAAGTGTTTTGTTCCAAGAGGTTTTGTCAGCACGTCGGCGATTTGTTCTTCACCACTGTAGTAACATAAGTCAATCACTCCTTCTTTTTCTGCTTCACGAACAATGTGATAACGAATCTGGATGTGCTTAGTTCTCCTGTGTTGAACAGGATTTCTTCCAATCGCTATAGCCGACGTGTTATCACAGTAAATGGGAACTCCTTTGTTGGTGTCTACTTTCAATTCACCCAGTAAACGTTTCAGCCATACTGCGTGGTTGGTGGCCGCACTCAATGCCATATATTCTGCCTCTGCAGTGGATTGAGCGATTGTGTCCTGCTTCTGGGTCTGCCAAGTAAACATTCCACTTCCTAAGGTGAAACACATTCCCGTAGTACTACGCATATCTTCCTTACAACCAGCCCAGTCAAAATCAGAGAATCCAATCAACTCAGTTTGGTGCATCTCTTGAAACCTTAATCCATACTCAACTGTTCCTTTCACATactttaaaactcttttagcATCTTGtaggttttcttcttttggatttGAAAGGCTCCTTGACAGGTAAGATGTTGCAAATGCAAGGTCTGGTCTCGTCGCAGCAAGATACAGTAATCCCCCTACCATACTTCGATATTTTCTTGGATCTTGTAGCTCAGCTCCATCATCATATCGTTTCACATTCGGCAAGAGTGGAGTGCTGACGCTATTACAGTTCTCCATACCAAACTTGGTCAGCAACTGTTTAGCATACTTCTGTTGGCTTAGAAACACTCCTCCTTCAATGTAAGTTAGCTCGAACCCAAGAAAATACTTGAGTTTTCCCATGTCAGTCATTTCAAAAGCTTTACTAAGATTTAA from Camelina sativa cultivar DH55 chromosome 2, Cs, whole genome shotgun sequence includes the following:
- the LOC104724584 gene encoding transcription factor bHLH145-like; translated protein: MGQERGFWFPTQRLSSLSSISLSQLGKQDLNLTSKTCGDTTDMFSTRGSYFNESYGWVNGSSHLQQQFLPPQNQCMVKQMPLKVDGVILRKVEGQCSQKRFLVFDQSGDKTTLLLTSDIRKSFETLKQPACPDMKEELKRSNNDFFVYQGMQGNSEPDLKEDTEELNALLYSEDESDYCSEEDEVTSPSTVVSSAHRGQEETFNVESYGQTLQAKKRKMLESSAPVLEASNEKMLDDHESSCGSCDNTGISFLKRSKPSINKIGEEKIFETVSLLRSIVPGEELVDPILVIDRAIDYLKSLKMEAENRGHETLYLHDI
- the LOC104724592 gene encoding probable protein S-acyltransferase 9 → MARRVFEAWKGSNKFLFGGRLIFGPDVWSLPFTILLIVTPVCFFSVFVATHLRQELLPNNAGHAFLVAGVLLTVFVLILLFITSARDPGIVPRNMHPPEEEICYDTTISSDGRQTPTVQIPRTKEVMVYGVPVRVKYCDTCMLYRPPRCSHCSICNNCVERFDHHCPWVGQCIGVRNYRYFFMFVSSATLLCIYLFSMSALYVKVMMDNHQGTVWRAMRESPWAVLLMIYCFISLWFVGGLTGFHLYLITTNQTTYENFRYRSDNRINVYNRGCSNNFFEIFCSKGKPSRNDFRAFVKEESPRNIRLATTWERAEGENREERRQKVEDELDIDEDIMNLQQRSNVEDGSDSGHQKIDIDIMRVESSERAPTIRSEARHGNWGARSSNAQEDIVDVSSSVRESRSYAAAEEGR